From the genome of Pelobates fuscus isolate aPelFus1 chromosome 6, aPelFus1.pri, whole genome shotgun sequence, one region includes:
- the LOC134565916 gene encoding LOW QUALITY PROTEIN: dnaJ homolog subfamily C member 25-like (The sequence of the model RefSeq protein was modified relative to this genomic sequence to represent the inferred CDS: inserted 2 bases in 1 codon; substituted 1 base at 1 genomic stop codon), with the protein MSPLLLVGLGLLMLAGQAAALIEGLYCGRQVCYDVLGVSRDASKADIARAYRQLARRYHLDRYRPGEQSEEASEKFIQVATAYETLKDEDTRKDYDYMLDHPEEHYRHYYYYYSRRLAPKVDVRLVILVTVCAISLFQFYSWWSSYNDAINYLATVPKYRIQAAEIARQQGLLNKAKEKGKSRRSKEEIRQEEEEIIRDIIKNKIDIKGGYQKPQIYDILFFQIILFPYYLFKYISWYVWWIYTFNIKREEYGEXFDLIRKNMKMSEALFDSLEDHRKQKFLEQQLWIRENFEVYRXEQEEEMKQKLASDLRWKRYRRWMKNEGPGRLTFVDD; encoded by the exons ATGTCCCCGCTGCTGCTGGTGGGGCTGGGGCTGCTGATGCTGGCCGGGCAGGCGGCGGCTCTGATCGAGGGCCTGTACTGCGGCCGCCAGGTGTGCTATGATGTGCTGGGGGTGAGCAGGGATGCCAGCAAGGCGGACATAGCCCGGGCTTACCGGCAGCTCGCCAGGAGGTACCACCTGGACCGGTACCGGCCCGGAGAGCAGAGCGAGGAGGCCAGCGAGAAATTCATCCAGGTGGCCACGGCCTATGAGACCCTAAAGGATGAAGACACGCGTAAGGATTATGACTACATGTTGGATCACCCAGAAGAACACTACAGGCATTACTATTATTACTACAGTAGGCGGCTGGCACCGAAGGTGGATGTGAGACTTGTCATTCTAGTTACAGTGTGTGCCATCTCACTGTTTCAGTTCTACAGCTGGTGGAGCAGCTACAATGATGCTATTAACTATTTAGCAACCGtgccaaaatacagaatccaagcCGCTGAAATTGCCCGGCAGCAAGGGCTGCTCAACAAGGCTAAAGAAAAGGGAAAGAGCAGGCGGTCTAAAGAAGAAATCcggcaggaggaagaggagataaTCAGGGACATCATAAAGAACAAAATAGACATCAAAGGGGGTTATCAGAAGCCGCAGATCTATGATATCCTGTTTTTCCAAATAATTTTATTTCCCTATTATCTATTTAAGTATATATCCTGGTATGTCTGGTGGATTTATACTTTTAACATAAAAAGAGAAGAATATGGAGA ATTTGACCTCATCCGGAAAAATATGAAGATGTCAGAAGCTCTGTTTGACAGCTTGGAAGATCATCGGAAACAGAAGTTTTTAGAGCAGCAGTTATGGATACGAGAAAACTTTGAGGTATACAGGTAGGAGCAAGAAGAGGAAATGAAGCAAAAATTGGCATCTGACCTCCGATGGAAGAGGTATCGAAGGTGGATGAAGAATGAGGGTCCTGGAAGGCTTACATTTGTAGATGACTAA